A window of Daucus carota subsp. sativus chromosome 2, DH1 v3.0, whole genome shotgun sequence genomic DNA:
CCAATATTTTGGAGTCTGACTCAAATATACATCTGCTGCGTCTTCACATCTAAtaaacttctttactttaaacaataaatcatttttttaaagattGTCCAAACGGTCCATATATCTACGAAATCCTCCATCAATACAATTTTATGTGTTCATATAAATTACGACTTCAAAGACAtgacatataatttataataatttgtttttctGATGTTACTTAAAATttggttatatataatataagaaaagGCCAGTAagacaaaaattaattaatgatCCGTTTGAAAATatagatttcatttgaaaattctgaatttgattaaagAACCTCTTTGTAAATTTAGatgttgatttgatttgaaatctTAACATTCAAATATTACTATAAACCtcagaatttgaaatgataacttaaattctcttatttgaaattcatattttcaaataaaacgcACGTTTACAAACGCActcaatgaaaattttaataaatgttaAAAATTGGACATTAAcgtgaaattttaatatatgtatcataaatatataaataaataaataaaaatgattagatatgtattattaacataaataataagaattttaatataatacaaaaagaaaaaacatgatatttataaatataaaaaattatttagatgagatgatatattaatataatattggtaatatttataaattgtgatattctattaataaaaaaaaattaaacaactaTGTAACCTAGAAAAATCACGCATCAGTTTTGTAATTAAGTTACACCGTTTTACGAGAAGTTGAAGTTCCATGGAAATGTAAGTTAGTTTGCTAGCTTTTAATATCATACAACCAAACACTTGCACTCTGATGAGTTCCATGAAACTGTAGGTTACTATGTTGGTTTACAGCGTATCAGACGAGAcctaaatatcaaaatttggaaacATTATAATCATATCAACTTGTTTTAGGTTGagatatgtatatatctatatataaaccTAAATAAAGTGAAAGAATTTAATTCTTCAAATATTTCCTTTATAGCCTTTGATCATATAGTCATCATcaattcttaaataatattacattgGTATGATTTCTCAAATTGCATGAAAGTATTATTGTAAaacaatctttttttttttttttgagaatgatTGTTAAACAATCTTATTCTTACCTAATTAGAAGAATAAAAACTACTCAGACAAGCTGATATTCTCGTATATATAGCAAGTACTGTATAAATTTGGTTTTACGGCTCATTTAAGTTTtaattagtaaataataaatttctaagctattcataattaaataatcttgcTTTCTCCATTCAAAGATTTATGTCTTACTTCAGTGTACAGTCTAGTTTTAATCGGTTTGTATTATACTTCATGAGATTTTCCTGAACTAGGATTTTACAAGATCAATGTGCATGCAACCTACTACGATCAACCACTCCCTAATGATAACACTAAAGAATTAGGAGTGGTTCTTGGTTATCAAGGATGAATCATAGTCATGGAGTTTGACACTCTGGGACATCTCAATTGAAAGGCTAATGAACTATGGTTATCAAGAAGGACGAATCATAGTCATGGACTTTGGCACATCTCAATCTCAATTGAAGGGCTAACGAACTATGGGCGATCGTGTTAGGATTCTGTACCGCTTTCGTGGAACGTGATTAGAAGGTGGAGTTGAAGATTGAGTCGGAAGAAGTGCTGAAGGAATGGGATGACTGACATTCATTTTTGGATAAGCGCAATTCCCTTCTGGTCGAAAAGCTCAATAAAGACATGAAAGATAAGAATCTTGTTGTCAACAAGCGTGCAATTGTGGCTAGCTAGAATAAATTAGCCGGATTTCTAGTTGAGAATGGTGCGGAAACAAGAGACCACCCGTTGAAAAATCTTCATGCCTTTCGACAGGGTGGACATGAGATTAGGCTTCGCCGGAGAGGACTTCATGTTGGTGGATGAGGAAGAATATAAaaaacagcaacaacaacaaaatgATTGGCTTATGGAGGAGAATGCTTTGGTTTCCGGCAGCAATAGTGATATGATGAACGAAGGCAACACTTATCATCGATTTCCTCATTCATGTTAAGTTGTTTTGTTTAGGAATGTCTAGCTTTCTCAGTTCCATTTTTAATCTGTTTAAgttaataatactccctccttcccattttaattgtccaatTTGACTTTTGAATGATCAAATTAACCaaacattattaaaaaatataatatattataaaacggaactcttttttaaaaaaataaaaacaaatttgttCTATGTGCTTGAtcaaaaattgatcaatttgaccgTTAAAAGTCAAAACAGGACAATTAAAATAGGATGGGGGGAATATTTATCTTTTGTAGGACTTGTCCTACGACTCCTTGGTCTTAAGAACACAAGTTTTGGAGTTCTTGAGTTCTCTTTATTtattaatgaaatgaaatggaTTATCAAACAAATATGACTTGCACAAAATTAACACCTTTCAGAAATTAAAGAGAGGTTTTGATCAAATAGACATCTAAATCgagagaagaaaaaaaagttctataataaatatataaaccgCAAATGAATATCTAAATCACGATAGTTCTATGATCTCCAACTATATGATCTCAAATTAGGACAAGTGAGATGATAAAATGTCACGAAAGGCAAAAAGTTCAACAATAAGTGTTTAGATCCCAAATGGATATCTAAATCACACGATGGGTCTATGATACCCTGTGTGCAAATCTGAAAACCTaattttaatatctttcaactatAAAGAAGAGTTGATTTATcatcataataaattttaaatctagTTTTAATTTCTCTCCACTATAAAATAAAActgatattttgtaaaataaaaatttaccaAGAACAAAAGGAGTTTGAGATGAACAAGGCTCAGATCTTTAAAATTATCAGGCAAAAGAGGGCAACACTGCCATGGCTGCAACATTTTGCCCCGCCAAGATACAGGTCGCATTCACTCAGTGCCCAATTCAACTCAGAAAAAATGTTACCGAATCATCATCACAGCCTtttgttagagcaagtccaaaagTTACCATATCTAaaagaacggagggagtaatagtaatatatatatatcgccATGCAAATAAAGCTCAGCTAGTGCTGGTAAATGCATGATTCTGGTGGTGGTGCAAGATAATTACTTGGAAGTACTACATAATTATTGTTTCTGGCATTGCAGATCTGGCTTGTGGAAACATTTGATCAGACAGCAGATGTTCCATAAACAGACAGAACAGgggtttgttttaattttgatgAGGATATGGAAATCACCGGCTTAGAGAGGGCAACACCCCGGAGAACTCCCTACTCTCTCGAGCCTCTTTCCTTTTTCTGAGTTTTTTCATTTCCTCACTGTGTTTCTACCACTAACTTTTGTTTTTGTACCCAAATTCTCTTTACTCTTTTTGGTTTTGTTTCCTGTTTTGACCTTGGGGGCAAACTGAAGGTGGggaaaatatagtggtagtttTGTCATTAACATCCATGTTGTAAACCGTGCAATGTGCGTTTGAGGAGTCTACTTTATCTTGACTGAAGCTATCTAGGCCGTCTTGGTAAATGGTAACTCTGCGTAATGTCCGTCCACGTTTGCTTGCAAGGAGAGTTTTAGgagtatttaattttttcgaAGTTCGAATAATTGATGGGATTCATGGTTTGAACATTCCAGCACTGTTTAGAGTATTCAGTTCTATTATTTCTcctgacaaaaataaaataaaataaattcgaTTATTTCTCCAATATTCTAATACTAATATCATGAATTGAAAAATCGTTACGGTCACAAGTTACAGCCTACCGGTCGTCGCTTCCACCTCGAACGATAGTCTTATAATGCGACTTCTTTTTAACTTTGTGGGGGTGGGGGGTGGTTTTGTTTCCAGCTTTTAAGTCGGGTTTCTGATTTATAAAATagaagtatttatttttatcgtttgcgtaaaaaatcaaacactttaatcactaacttacttctaacttctactccactcttttattttaagcagaaagcacttattttaaactcactcaaacaGCCCCTTGTATTTTTTTGTCAGGGActtcttttcaaaataaaaataatttgaattttttaataggATCTAGTCGTTTAtagtaattttatttatgaaagaCTCAAAAAGAGTCTtcttttttgttataaattaagaCTCGAAAagtgtttaattaaattttattaaggaGTTACTACCTCTGTCCctttcatttctttacaattactattttgagatgtccttctcatttctttacgttactataaatagtaagttttttccatcattacacccactatcttcccctactatctcatactccctccgtttcaaaatgcatgacactttgactttttacacacatTTCAAAGTGTTTTGACGAAGCATCTAGAATcatcatttcttttaaaaaaaatttctactttaaaattttgattatatacttttattaaaaaaaataaaatttcaaaaataataaatataagtacACGGTCAAAGAATTTTAAACTAaatgcaaaaagtcaaagtgtcaTACATTTTAAAAAGGATGaagtatttaacaataaaaactactattacacccactagtttcctccactatctcaaatctattattaaatattgataaatcccaccactttactcacttttcatgtTTCGTTTGGTGTGATTACTCGTGAGTAACTTTTataacagtttttttttttgaaaaacatcGTGTAAAATACTTATTTGACCTATTTAGtaacggtttggctagtgtgtgtccatgggcacaggctaagcgcggaaatttttgtatttgggggattttgattggtgtggttggtgtatttgcaggggggtccaccattatcatgagataggaACCAATTaaaatgatccaagcacaaaattttccgcgcttagcatgtgcccatgggcacaccatagaaaaatcgATTTAGTAatactatataataaattatattaataaaataaatattattataatataagtaAACAATTTTTCATCAGCTCGATTTTTCATATTAATACTACCTCAACGATTAAtcctaattttcaatttatagaatcataaaaatcaattgattttaaataaaatcaaattttatgacttgaataaaaataatggaTAAGGCTCAGATCTGTAAAGACCAGGCAAGAGGGTAACACCGCCATGGCTGCAACCCATCCGGGTCGCCCCGCCAAGATACGGGTCACATTCACTCTGACCCGATTCAACTCagaaaatcaaataatataatcatcacAGCCTCTGTTAATATTTCCAttacatatactccctccgtcccaaaagaGATTATTACATGTGAAGAtgctgatgaagatgaagaagtagAAGAGCAAGAACAATgtctgtgtgtgtatatatatgtaatttcttCTTTCTATTTGCTTTACCAGTTTCCCTCTGTCTGTTGTTTACACACAGTGAAAACACACAAGGGTTGTTGATTTTAGTGGGCATGAAATCATGGGCTGAAAGATCCATGGATCTTGACAGAGAGGGCAACTAACCCTTGCAAACATCCTTCTCTCCGCCGCCTCATTCATTTTTTCTGAGTTTTTTTACATGCCTTGTGTCAATGTTGATCAATTGTGCTTTATAGTACTGGTGATTTTAGTTTGCTTATTTTCTGACCCTTGGATTAGGGATGCTTCAGTTACGTGATAAATCAACGGTGTTTGCGCTATTTGAttgtctttttttctttttcgggAAATAAAGTGTTACACTATCCCTATTAGCTGGCTTTTTAATAACTACTCAAATATtcctcaaaaaaataaaataataactactcaaatataaaagataatttcttttttttttttgactaaaaatataaaagataatttctATATACAAAGATCGATCTTATACGGCTGTTAATGATCCATAAATCGGTAAATTGATTTGATTTACtcatatttgataaaaaatataataattatatcgGGATTTTATCAATCTATTAGACTTGAAATTCGGTCCctttcttaaatatataaaactattcaaaattatatatataattgattttaaaaaaaaatattggagtatccAAAAAAATTCCAATATATAGAGATGGACAAGTTTTCCACCCTCTTGGATCCTGATAAAATCCCCGCCCCGTACGGATCGAGGAATCGGGgattactaaatatattataatattcttaaaaattttaatgaattccCCGAATCTCCATTTCTAATTCGGGAAGGAGATCAGGAAACAAAAAATATCATTCATGAATGAGGGCTTGTTCGGAGATTGTTGGAAGCTAGGGTGGGCAGGATAGTATTCCCCAAACCCGAAGTAACCCGACGTATAGAGTACAAAATTTTCATATCTTCTTGtatatatgaaattataatttaataaaaatattagaatgtCTAAAATTTTTAGCAATTCACCAGAAAGCACTAATTGTGCAAAACATTTTCTTATCTTctcatattaatttataatttaataaaaaaaactaagatATCCAAAAAAATTCCCTATGTTCATGTGTCACACTacatatatttgtgtgtatgCTTCCATCAGAATCTGTCACATGCAATACCGCTTCGCTTGGGACCATTTTTGGTAGAAAATTTTGAATACTTTAGCAATACTGTTTTAATAAATCAACAGAGTGATCtgaacacaaagaacacatattCATGAACAAATATACATTGTAACctgcaaaaaatgaaaaaaagacTCTTTCTGTACATCTGAATCCTAAAATGCAACGACATGAATTATTGTTATAAACAATACTCTCTTCCGCCAGCAATAATAGCTGTATATAATTCTTGCTGTGATTATAAACACGATGATGTATTGATacattttcaaatattaatcATTCGATTTTCGGGTGCGAAAGCTCTTCCCCTGTCATTCTTTCTCCTTCCTGCAGACAATGATCATATAATCAAAGTTAGTAAATTTTCGGGTGAAAATTTGAAGCACGTAGTAATATAAGTTGTACATGAAAGCGAACCGAAAACACTTACTAGGCTTATTTCTTCTCCGAGACATGACAATATCAGGAATGAAAACTCCAGTTCCAGTATTACcatttctccacaaactctgaatacaagCAGGAACAGAATTAGCGCTGGCCTTCTCATTGTTTGTCCAATCGAAATAGCTTCCCATTTTATTCGAAGAGTTGCGCTTATTTGAGCTTAAGATCTTGCGTCTATGATCAACAGTAGCATAATCTTCTCTTGCTTTCTCATCATCTGCCGTTAGTAGCAGTATTTGCCTTTTAAGTTCCTCGTAGAAAGAATCATCATCGCCGCTATTTAGATCATAATGCTCTTGGCTAGATTGATCCATGTCAATGCCGTAAATAATTGGAGGAATGCTGTAGAGTTGCATTCGATGTCAAGACTTCTGGATGAGTAATGTTTGATTCTATGATGACTTATATATAGAGCATGATAAATAAGAATAATGTACATTTGATAGAGATGACTCCAAATGGATCCAAGTCTAAAGAATATGACTGGCTTTGTTGGTTTGTATATGTCTTAAGGTGTCTCAGTCTCCCCGGTCTCTTTTAAATGAACTCTTGAATTGGCTTCTTCTTCTTTGTGAGGTGAATAGTATTCTGTTTCTTTCAAAATCTTTATGTTTAAGGAGGACttgtatattgtatattgtTCAGGTGCAATGCCGGCGCAAATGATAAGTTACTTCATTGACTCTACAATTAATATATGCTTTATATGTGATAAGCAAGAGCCGATTAATATGAAGTAGAAGTCAGAGTAGTCGATTAAGTTAGGGGGTCGTTGCTCTCGACTTGTGGAGGCTGACTAATCAATTGGACAGTACTATCATTAACAGAGTTAAACATTTGGCATCAATGACTACAGATGCAACAGGCTTAGTTTCGGCTTTAagccaaattatttttaaatatttaacagCATAAATCAGGCCAAAATAAACATCCTGAAAAAGAGTCGAAACTAAAATAAACATGTACGATGCGTTTAACTCATAGAATAGGGTCCGAGAAAGATAAAATGTACGCAGATTTTATCTCTACTCATCGACGAGTGTAAAGATGTTGTCTTTTTTAAGacccttttaataaaataaagtcgGAGTATCAATGTTTGAGTGTAAATGAATTCTATTGTGATAATTATCTTCTTAATTTCTATGTTATCAAACACATAAAGCCCTGCTAATTAGCTGGTTTTTGTAACAAAAATCTCTTAAAAGGTTAAAAGAACCGTCTCATTTTGAGAAGATTATAGAGCAGTTCTACCTGCATGAAatagatactccctctgtccctctaaTCTCTTTAAGTTATTTTCTGGCACGTTTTtccacactcatttaaagtataattacataatatgtttttttaatttttttctctgaataaaagtttgttgtttaaacttttattcaaaaaaaaaaattaaaaaaaagttatgaaactatactttataggagtctcgaaatgcgtgcaaacagtgcatGTAAACTACtgaaggggacggagggagtataagataGCAAAATCTTTTCGACAATGTGAAATTACAGTTAggtaattataatattagtcGCTAAAGATGCGATTTTGGGATAGGAAAAATACAGCTACAGTCTAAGCAAGGCTGGAAGGCTCTGGTGCTGAAGATCTGTTGATTGTTGTAATATGTTGAAACCTCTCTATGTTAATGCATCAGGGACTAAAATTTTGGACAATGTAACCCAACTTTGATCAAAGTCTAGGACAGACATAAGCTATTTCTTTGACAGTGATTTCATGTATATGTAGCTATCTAAAGTTTTCTCAAGATACTATTTTAACATTCGTACCAATTGCAATAATAAACTTTCCGTAATAAAATTATCGTTCTTATCTACTTCGGGAAACGATGGAAGTAGAATAAAGATGGCATATATGGCTGCCCATTTGCATGTACTTGAACCATATTTCATTCTGTCACATGCCCTTTTCGTCATCTTAAAGAATATTCTGTTGAAAAAGATTCTGAAGTTTCGTAAAGATTGATGATTCGATATCACTTATCAGTACTATTGCGACCCAACAATATGAAATTGGAATCCGGAGAAATTCCTGTACATCTTTTAGAAAGTTTTGTACTTCACTTGCTAACATCAACAATCGAACAAATTCTCGTCAATGGTCGTACTTTCAGCTTTGCAATAGATTTTGATCGATTCGTAAGAATCAAGATCTTTGGGGATAAATATTTCATCTAACAGATGTCATCACTCAACAGTCATTTGAATTTTATCTTCTTCAGTATGAAAAGATgataatactttttttaatcctGAGTTTTTTGCCCATAGTATTTTCCACTTAAAGACACAGGGCAAGAGAGTGACATTACTCATTTCTAGAAAACccatttaaaataaaacaaaatatgtaGAGGGAAAATACAATGAGGAATATATGCTGGTATATCATAGAGCTAATGTCAAAGCTAGAAAGATTTGATGCCGAAACATCAACGTAGCAGTGGATTAAAAGGTAGTATGCTGTTGAACTAAAAACCACACAATTGAACTGATAATCAATCTCTTTAGGTTGTGATAGAGATGTCCATTCAGAGCTAGCTAACACTGCATGTTTGTAACTTTGTATGGATATCCTGAAAACAGGGTGGGCTAAGTTCCTTCGAGACAAATTATATGACTTGCACCATTTCAGTTCACACATAAATGCTTTGTGCGGTTCATAAATCAGCATTATGCTTTACCTCTTGACAAATATATATGCTaaccataattttaattaaatgtaAGGTGctcataatataattaaatgtaaGGTGCTCataataatacaatatatatcAGCCAGAATCAAACAAAAATTTCTACCAACTCTAAAAGAttctttttactaattttttcgTTCAATCGGGTTCAACTTAAAAGAGTCTTTTTCTAGTTTCTCCAAATTCATAATACAATGTATTTCATTCTGCTTTCTCCCATTTCATTCTATCCAAGTCACCAAGTGAACGCAGCCTTAGTTCAAAGCAGAGTCCGCGGAGACTATATACCTCTCATTGCAGATTAAGAACCGGATGTACCTGGACTTGATAAGTGCAGCATGCATCTTAGTCTCAAATACGTGGACCTTTTCACACCCTGAAACACATTTTTGTGGAGAGTTTTGGCTCgactattagagcatctccaatggtgctcttaagtcactcttcaaaatataatataatatttggctcctagtgagttaagacgttgaaaaagatttcaactccaatgctcttctttatacttgctccttattcatattttattcatataaaagagagagaaaagtaaaaagagagaattgtTGGGAGTAAAGTTGGAGGGAAaccaatattatattcatgaaaaagaagttaatagctcttacatgctctttaaaagagaggagagatgttaagttcttaattttttaaagagcttctaagagcccattggagctctaattcttgcattgctctttaaatttgaagttaagagctcatttagagagccccttggagatgctcttaagtaTTAACTGAACCTAGAGCGACCAgctttatttaaaataataatcaagCGGTGTCAACATTCAGTTGGTGCAGCTTCCTATAGTGCGGTGGTGGGAGCTACACAACCCTCTTGTTTTTGAAGTTAAATCATCTCTACATCCCTGCTGCCATCACATTTCAAAAATGAGTTGGTATATATTTGTTGGTGAAACTTCGAGCTACCTTGTAAAGGAATCATTAGAGGGCGTGTGCATGTACCCAACTAGTACATTCACACGGTGCCAAAGGTCAATGTATTCAACTTGTTGCACATTTGGTGTGCGCATCTATTACGAAACTATAAACTGTAGGGTCGAATATTTGTGGAATCTTTTACACAATCTACTCAACACTCCAGACCCTTCAAACATTCTCTAATCCTTTTTGACCACTTCATTCTTGCCACTACATTCTCAAATTCGGTTCGGTAAGGGCGTTGAAAATGAGAGCCTCCCTCAACATTGCGCCCACAATTATACACGCCATATTGACTATCTTTTCCAATTTGTCCACTTGTCATCTAAGCATTGGACATTGCTACTTCTCTTCAATCTTCATTGTCTATATAAATCCATCTCGTTCAACACAAGTTTCCTAAACCCAAAGATATTAGCATCATATATGAAAATAAGAAGAATGGTTGCGATTACCGCAGATCCAACTTTGAGTCCTAAAGTTGCTAAGCACTACTCTCAGCAAACTGAGGGCGTGAAGGAGGAGATCCGTGGCCTCATTAGGGTTTATAAAGACGGGCACGTGGAACGACCACAGATCGTTCCATGTGTCACGAGCACTACGTTAGCCCCGGAGCTTGGCATCACTTCTTATGACATAGTTATTGACAAGTTGACGAGCATTTGGGCGCGTTTTTATGTTCTGAATTGTAGTGGCCATAAGCTCCCTTTGCTCGTGTACTTCCACGGTGGTGGATTCTGTGTTGGCTCCGCTGCTTGGAGTTGCTACCATGATTTTTTAGCGCGATTAGCTGCTAAAGCCGGGTGCATAATCATGTCTGTGAATTACAGATTAGCCCCGGAGAATCCTCTTCCTGCAGCGTATGACGATGGAATAAAAGCTCTAATGTGGGTAAAACAGCAAGCAACATATCCAACACGTGAATCATGGTCCAGAAAATGTGACTTCTCCAACATATTTCTAGCTGGTGATAGTGCTGGTGCCAATATAGCCTACAACGTGGCGACGCGGTTGAATTCCAGCGTGGCTCTCCGAGGAATTATACTAATTCAGCCATTTTTTGGCGGCGAAGCAAGAACTCATTCGGAGAAATACATGGTTCAGCCGCCTCACTCTGCCCTTAGCTTGGAGACTTCTGATACTTATTGGCGGTTATCGTTGCCATCTGGATCAAATCGTGACCACCCGTGGTGCAATCCAACAGCGAAGAAATTAGCAGTGCCTGTCATGGTTTGTGTGTCTGAATTGGACATACTGAAAGATAGGAACTTGGAGTTCTGTAATGGTCTGGCAATGTCAGGGAGCAAAGTGGAGTGTTTGATGTCTAAAGGAGTGGGACATGCATTTCAAGTTCTGAGCAACTCTCAGATTTCACAGACTCGTGCAAATGAGATGATCGCTTATATCAAGGCCTTCATTAACAGATAGAAGTACATCGGTTGATGAGCTTCGAGTAGAAATATGACTAGAAAACAACTGTATCATGTGCATCCACTATAACAGGCCTGCTAATGTTGTACTAATATGGTAACatgtatgtattatataattatattataaaaacttgGTTCTTACTAAATCTTCCGAGTTCCCTTTATATTTCATTCTTTACATTTTCTCGCCCTTTTAATTCTTAACATTTTCTGAAATAGCATAATTCTTCTtagtaatattaaaatatccCGCCAGCTTATATCCATCTTTTTTCTACGCGATCCTTTGCTTCTCTAAAATTCGCGACAATAGTTAGTTTCCATCTacttattgaatatttaaatatttatgatcGATTATGTTCAACATTGAAGGTACGTTGTCAATAACCATAGCTATTTGTCACGTCCACTTTGACGATGCAACTTACATGGATGTTACTTGTTTGGACAAAGATGTACAGCCAACTTATTTGTACTTGGTCACTTGTTAACACTTCCGGAATTATCGGTAATGCATAATTTATTGATTAGTAAGGTGAATTGAGTGGTTTTTAGGCAGGTT
This region includes:
- the LOC108206751 gene encoding probable carboxylesterase 6, which produces MKIRRMVAITADPTLSPKVAKHYSQQTEGVKEEIRGLIRVYKDGHVERPQIVPCVTSTTLAPELGITSYDIVIDKLTSIWARFYVLNCSGHKLPLLVYFHGGGFCVGSAAWSCYHDFLARLAAKAGCIIMSVNYRLAPENPLPAAYDDGIKALMWVKQQATYPTRESWSRKCDFSNIFLAGDSAGANIAYNVATRLNSSVALRGIILIQPFFGGEARTHSEKYMVQPPHSALSLETSDTYWRLSLPSGSNRDHPWCNPTAKKLAVPVMVCVSELDILKDRNLEFCNGLAMSGSKVECLMSKGVGHAFQVLSNSQISQTRANEMIAYIKAFINR
- the LOC135150205 gene encoding uncharacterized protein LOC135150205, whose translation is MQLYSIPPIIYGIDMDQSSQEHYDLNSGDDDSFYEELKRQILLLTADDEKAREDYATVDHRRKILSSNKRNSSNKMGSYFDWTNNEKASANSVPACIQSLWRNGNTGTGVFIPDIVMSRRRNKPRRRKNDRGRAFAPENRMINI